Proteins from one Limanda limanda chromosome 4, fLimLim1.1, whole genome shotgun sequence genomic window:
- the LOC133000397 gene encoding serine/threonine-protein phosphatase 6 regulatory ankyrin repeat subunit C-like: MELRNIEDQSTLVQAIFSRNTEEVTFLLNHEEDVNSLDQEQSTPLHAAAYLGDVHIMDLLITADANVNAKDQGSLTPLHRAAASRNERAVDLLLEHRAEVNTRDKFWHTPLHMAAANWATGCAAALIPHVCSLNAGDRSGRTPLHHAAHSGHVEMVNLLLSKGANACAKDKKDRQAIHWAAYQGHMEVIKLLVSHSADVTYKDKRGYTPLHAAAANGQLEVVKYLLRLGIETDEPNIYGNTALHMACHTGQDTVATELVNAGANINQPNYHGNTPLHLAAASSSAVLCLELLINNGADVNMQNKEGKSPLHMAAMHGRFTGSQILIQNGGEIDCFDMFGNSPLHVAARFGQELLISTLLTNGADKARQGIHGMLPLHLAALYGFPDCCRKLLSNGQFFNFVPAHKPSVGFDINILDDHGRTCLHAAASGGNVDCLNLILNSGAELDIKDHLGRSPLHYAAANASSQCTISLVRAGAEVNELDLMGCSPLHYTAASHTFCGGNSEPDYSLEKEQEASLCLDFLLDNGANPTVKNNKGYSAVHYAAAYGNKQHLELLLEISFNCLEEVESNIPVSPLHLAAYYGHREPLRLLCETLVSLDVRDTEGRTALHLSAQRGFAPCVEVLLKHQASYTLKDHKHKRTALHAAAAEGQMDCLLLLVNKKQSADIIDSLDTQGQTALMLASLGRHTDCVHILLEKRANADAADKKGFTALHRAAMLNSEDCVSALLEHGASALCRDTQGRTPLHIAASRGHTELLRCLLKAAMKADRLDSMQDHRGYTPTHWAAYHGREGCLHILLENKLFSNREKSQFTPLHCALVNGHDVAAELLLKTVGPQIVNICDAKGRTPLHAAAYSGNVSGLQAVLAQGAEVDAVDHCGCSALMVAADHGQTMAVELLLQHAKPDLTLVDVNNNTALHLACSKGHEMCALLILGEISDSSLINATNSALQMPLHIAARKGLATVVQVLLSRGAAVMAVDEEGHTPALACAPNKNVADCLALILSTMKPFPPREAGGGAASHFNPLLKNCGIAATCGSSGNLCHA, encoded by the exons ATGCAAATGTCAACGCTAAGGACCAGGGTTCGCTGACCCCCTTACATCGAGCAGCTGCCTCAAGAAATGAA AGGGCTgtggacctgctgctggagcacAGAGCAGAGGTCAACACACGAGACAAATTCTGGCATACACCTTTACACATGGCAGCTGCAAACTGGGCCACAGGttgtgctgcagctctgatACCACATGTTTGCAGCCTGAATGCTGGTGACAGGTCAGGGAGGACGCCACTGCATCATGCAGCACACAGCGGCCATGTCGAG ATGGTGAACTTGCTCCTGAGCAAAGGTGCCAACGCGTGTGCCAAAGATAAAAAAGATCGGCAGGCAATCCACTGGGCTGCATACCAAG GACACATGGAGGTCATCAAGCTGCTGGTGTCTCACAGCGCCGACGTCACATACAAGGACAAACGTGGTTACACTCCGCTCCACGCAGCAGCCGCTAATGGACAGTTGGAAGTCGTCAAATATCTGTTGCGGCTCGGGATAGAG ACTGACGAACCCAACATTTATGGGAACACTGCGCTCCACATGGCGTGTCACACAGGGCAGGACACCGTGGCCACTGAGCTGGTGAACGCCGGCGCCAACATCAATCAGCCCAACTATCACGGCAACACGCCGCTGCACCTGGCGGCTGCCTCCTCTAGCGCGGTGCTGTGTCTTGAGCTGCTAATCAACAACGGCGCTGATGTCAACATGCAG AATAAAGAAGGAAAGAGCCCTTTGCATATGGCTGCTATGCATGGACGCTTTACAGGCTCCCAGATTCTGATCCAAAATG GTGGGGAGATCGATTGTTTTGATATGTTCGGAAACTCTCCTCTTCATGTTGCTGCCAGATTCGGTCAGGAGTTGTTGATCAGCACTCTGCTGACAAATGGTGCTGACAAGGCGAG ACAGGGGATTCATGGGATGCTTCCTTTACATTTGGCGGCGCTGTACGGATTTCCAGACTGTTGTCGAAAGTTGCTGTCTAATG gtcagTTCTTCAACTTTGTGCCAGCTCACAAGCCGTCAGTTGGGTTTGATATTAACATATTGGACGACCATGGGAGGACATGTCTGCATGCAGCTGCCTCTGGAGG AAATGTGGACTGTCTCAACTTGATCTTAAATAGCGGCGCTGAACTTGACATCAAGGATCATTTGGGAAG ATCTCCTTTGCACTATGCAGCAGCCAATGCGAGCAGCCAATGCACAATCTCCCTGGTGAGAGCGGGGGCTGAGGTCAATGAGCTGGATCTGATGGGCTGCAGCCCTCTGCACTACACCGCTGCTTCACACACCTTCTGTGg tgggaATTCTGAGCCTGACTACAGTTTGGAAAAGGAACAAGAGGCCTCTCT GTGTTTGGACTTCTTGCTTGACAATGGGGCAAACCCAACTGTGAAGAACAATAAGGGTTACAGTGCTGTCCACTATGCTGCAGCTTATGGGAACAAACAGCACCTGGAACTG CTCCTGGAGATTTCTTTCAATTGTCTAGAGGAGGTGGAAAGTAACATTCCAGTCAGTCCTTTGCACTTAGCT GCGTATTATGGTCATCGGGAGCCCCTGCGTCTACTGTGTGAGACGTTAGTGAGTCTGGACGTACGGGATACTGAAGGCCGAACtgctctccacctctctgctcagAGGGGGTTTGCTCCATGTGTGGAGGTGCTGCTCAAGCACCAAGCCTCCTACACACTGAAGGACCACAAGCACAAGCGGACGGCTCTCCACGCTGCAG CTGCTGAGGGCCAGATGGACTGTCTGCTTCTACTGGTCAACAAGAAACAAAGTGCCGACATCATTGACAGTCTAGATACTCAGGGACA GACAGCTCTCATGCTGGCATCTCTGGGACGTCACACTGACTGTGTCCACATCCTGTTGGAAAAAAGAGCCAATGCTGATGCTGCAGACAAAAAGGGCTTTACTGCATTACATAGAGCT GCCATGTTAAACAGTGAGGACTGTGTATCTGCTCTGTTGGAACATGGGGCTTCTGCTCTGTGCAGAGACACTCAGGGACGGACCCCGCTGCACATCGCTGCCTCCCGTGGCCACACGGAGCTGCTCCGCTGTTTGCTGAAGGCTGCTATGAAAGCTGACCGTCTGGACTCCATGCAAGACCACAGAGGCTACACGCCCACACACTGGGCCGCCTACCACG GACGTGAAGGATGTTTACACATTTTACttgaaaacaaactttttagCAACCGGGAGAAAAGTCAGTTCACCCCACTGCACTGTGCCCT agtTAATGGACACGATGTTGCTGCTGAACTTCTATTGAAGACTGTAGGACCTCAAATTGTTAACATTTGTGATGCCAAAGGAAG GACCCCCCTGCATGCAGCTGCCTATTCAGGAAACGTTTCTGGGCTCCAGGCTGTTCTGGCTCAGGGAGCAGAGGTCGATGCTGTGGACCACTGTGGATGCTCTGCTCTGATGGTTGCTGCCGACCATGGACAGACCATGGCCGTTG AATTATTGCTGCAGCACGCAAAGCCAGACCTGACCCTGGTGGATGTCAATAATAACACAGCCCTTCACTTAGCCTGCAGcaag GGTCATGAGATGTGCGCCCTGTTGATCCTTGGAGAGATCAGTGACTCCAGCCTCATAAATGCAACGAACAGTGCTCTGCAGAT GCCTCTTCACATTGCAGCAAGGAAAGGCCTGGCGACTGTAGTGCAGGTGTTACTGAGCAGAGGTGCAGCAGTCATGGCTGTAGATGAGGAAG GCCACACTCCAGCTCTGGCCTGTGCCCCGAACAAAAATGTTGCAGACTGTCTGGCCCTGATCCTCTCCACTATGAAGCCTTTCCCTCCCAGAGAGGCCGGCGGTGGTGCAGCCTCCCACTTCAACCCCCTCCTGAAGAATTGTGGGATTGCTGCCACATGCGGGTCCAGTGGAAACCTTTGTCACGCCTAA